The sequence CGGAGACGGCAGGCCGTCTGCTCGGTATCGCGACCATGACTCCGTCGGTGGTCGAGGTGATCGAGGATCTGCTGACGCCGGATGCGGGGTACGCGATCGCAGAACGCGAGGTCGATCCGACCGAGACGGGTGGATCACCCGTGCACACCCGTGACATCGTGCTCGGGTGGTGCGCAACGGGGTGTTGCATCGTGTCGACGACAGTGAGGTCGAGCAGATCGAGGCAGGAGACAGGTTGCTGTACGTGCGCAAGGGACAGTCCGAGTGATCGGGGATCAGTTCGTCCTCGACCAACCGCCGCTGCTGTCGCGAGCGACGTTCGACCGTGCCGACGAGGTTCGTGACGATCCGGCCCGCATGCAGGCGGGATGGCCGGCCGCCAAAGTGTTGCTGGTCGACTCCACTGGCCGCTACCCGGTGGCCGACGGCGGTGGTCTGCACTGGATGGCCGCGGTCGACCTCGGCCCGGAGCCCCTGGCAGATGCGGTCTTCCTCGGTGTCTCACCGGGCGGCAATGATCTCTGGGCGCGGCGTGTCGATCACATCGACGGTCCCACCGACGACCCGCGTCGCGGTGCCCACGGCCTGGACGCCGACGAGGCCGGGCTCCTCGCCACCGCGCTGGGCATTCTGAATTGGCATGCCACAGCACGCTTCTCGCCTGTCGACGGGTCGGCGACGGTCCCGGCGCGAGGCGGCTGGGTGCGGCGGCACGTCGACACCGGGGCAGATGAGTTCCCGAGAACCGATCCCGCCATCATCACGGTCGTGCACGACGGTGGCGACCGGGTCCTTCTCGGTCGGCAGGCGATCTGGCCCGACGGCTGGTACTCGACCCTGGCGGGTTTCGTCGAACCCGGAGAGTCGCTCGAACAATGCGTCGCCCGCGAGGTCCACGAGGAGGTCGGCATCACCATCCGCGAACCTCGCTATCTCGGCAGTCAACCCTGGCCGTTCCCGAGGTCGCTGATGCTGGGATTCGCGGCCATCGGCGACCCTGACGAACCGCTGGCGTTCTTGGACGGCGAGATCGGCGACGCCGTATGGTTCGACCGCGCCGAGGTCATCGATGCGCTCGAGGAGGGCGCCGAGTGGGTGCGTGCCGACGGATCGGTCGGCACGGGCACCGACGAGCGCAGGCTGCGCCTGCCGGGGTCGATCTCCATCGCGCGATCGCTCATCACGGCATGGGCGTACGCGGACCGCTGACGGCTGGAGGGTCGGCGGTCGGCTCGCCGGGAACACTGCGCCGTTTCGTGCTGTTATGGGTGACATGAGCAATGTGATCGACGACGACGCCTCGGCCCGGGTCTCCGACACCGGCGAACTGACGATGTACACCACCAGCTGGTGTGGATACTGCGCACGCCTGAAGACGGGGCTGAAGAGCCTCGGGGTCACGTGGCAGGAGGTCGACATCGAGCTCAACCCTGATGCGGCAGAGTTCGTCGGCAGC is a genomic window of Gordonia sp. SID5947 containing:
- the nudC gene encoding NAD(+) diphosphatase; translation: MIGDQFVLDQPPLLSRATFDRADEVRDDPARMQAGWPAAKVLLVDSTGRYPVADGGGLHWMAAVDLGPEPLADAVFLGVSPGGNDLWARRVDHIDGPTDDPRRGAHGLDADEAGLLATALGILNWHATARFSPVDGSATVPARGGWVRRHVDTGADEFPRTDPAIITVVHDGGDRVLLGRQAIWPDGWYSTLAGFVEPGESLEQCVAREVHEEVGITIREPRYLGSQPWPFPRSLMLGFAAIGDPDEPLAFLDGEIGDAVWFDRAEVIDALEEGAEWVRADGSVGTGTDERRLRLPGSISIARSLITAWAYADR
- a CDS encoding mycoredoxin; translated protein: MSNVIDDDASARVSDTGELTMYTTSWCGYCARLKTGLKSLGVTWQEVDIELNPDAAEFVGSVNGGNHVVPTVLYADGSTATNPSIADVKAKLGV